The region TCGTCGCATCGAACACAAATGCCAATCCTGGCAACGCCGAAAAGCCCACGCCCAATCCCACCACCACGTCGGCTATCGACTTAGAAGACAGCGACGGTGATGAAAACGAAGGGCGCAATAACACAGTGGAACCAAAAGCTGCTTCTAGCTCTGATCTCTCAGCGACTCCTGCGGATGAGCTCTATACACCGCTGCTCATGTTCATCTGCGAACACGGTTTCATGCGAGAGAAACAGTACCCCGTTACGCGATCCGTGCGGGCTCGATTCGTTCGTGATGTACGTGCAGAGGCGCGGATACTTGGGTTCGAGCGGGCTATTGTCGATAGGGTGCTTCTTGACATCAAGAGGTATTACCTTACAAAGGTCGGACAATGCCATGTGTTTGATGAGGGGGCTGCGTttggagaggaggttgatgattCGAGCTCATCTGAAGGTCTGGACGTGAAGACAGGGCATTTGAACCCGCAAGAAAAGCGCAAGCGGAAGC is a window of Aspergillus puulaauensis MK2 DNA, chromosome 4, nearly complete sequence DNA encoding:
- a CDS encoding uncharacterized protein (COG:B,K;~EggNog:ENOG410PKX1), encoding MARPGREEDSSTSSRRTPIPSKRNDTAISKTSGAIENEVIVASNTNANPGNAEKPTPNPTTTSAIDLEDSDGDENEGRNNTVEPKAASSSDLSATPADELYTPLLMFICEHGFMREKQYPVTRSVRARFVRDVRAEARILGFERAIVDRVLLDIKRYYLTKVGQCHVFDEGAAFGEEVDDSSSSEGLDVKTGHLNPQEKRKRKRSSGEEPAKKTIKIPVKTTQGNTKRSSMSKKGEKETKLQVRPKKKKRSSKASSNTKALKGGAAFEDPIVLDF